In uncultured Bacteroides sp., one genomic interval encodes:
- a CDS encoding glycoside hydrolase family 28 protein yields MKQIKIYFLFALFMLAGAFQLQAKIYNVKDFGAKGDGKTIDSPSINQAIENASNEGGGTVYIPSGEYACYSIRLKSHITIFLESGARIVAAFPTKDQGYDVAEPNEFYKYQDFGHSHWKNSLMWGIGLEDITICGSGLIYGKGLSREESRLPGAGNKAISLKNCKNVIIKDISMLHCGHFALLATGVDNLSVLNLKVDTNRDGFDIDCCKNVRITDCTVNSPWDDAIVLKASYALGYFRDTENVTITGCLVSGFDQGTAMNATYERFEPQAPDHAYVCGRIKLGTESSGGFKNIAIANCIFDRCRGLAIETVDGGHLEDIVVSNITMRDIVNSPIFLRLGGRMRSPEGTPKGSMKRVRISNVNVYNADSQFSSIISGIPGSIIEDVTLSDIHIYHKGGYTAEDGKIVPPEQIKVYPDPLMFGTIPAKGFYIRHAKNVTFNNIDFHYEKPDGRPLFVTDDAEMIEYNRITVDGVKY; encoded by the coding sequence ATGAAACAGATTAAAATATATTTCCTGTTCGCACTCTTTATGCTGGCAGGAGCTTTCCAACTTCAGGCTAAGATTTACAATGTAAAGGATTTCGGCGCTAAAGGAGACGGAAAAACGATAGATTCTCCTTCTATCAACCAAGCTATAGAGAATGCTTCTAATGAAGGAGGAGGAACGGTTTATATACCTTCGGGAGAATATGCCTGCTATTCTATTCGTCTGAAAAGTCATATCACTATTTTTCTGGAATCAGGAGCTCGTATTGTGGCTGCCTTCCCAACAAAGGATCAGGGATATGATGTTGCTGAACCAAATGAATTCTATAAATATCAGGATTTCGGCCACAGCCATTGGAAAAATTCTCTTATGTGGGGCATCGGACTGGAAGATATTACCATTTGTGGTTCGGGACTTATTTACGGTAAAGGACTATCTCGCGAAGAAAGCCGCCTGCCCGGAGCCGGGAATAAAGCTATCAGTTTGAAGAACTGTAAGAATGTAATCATTAAAGATATCTCCATGCTTCATTGTGGACACTTTGCCCTACTTGCAACTGGTGTGGATAATCTTAGTGTACTAAACCTAAAAGTTGATACTAACCGCGACGGATTCGATATTGACTGCTGCAAAAACGTACGTATTACAGATTGTACGGTAAATTCTCCTTGGGATGATGCAATTGTACTGAAAGCTTCTTACGCTTTAGGATACTTCAGAGATACAGAAAACGTAACCATTACCGGTTGTCTGGTCTCAGGCTTTGATCAGGGAACAGCAATGAACGCTACCTATGAAAGATTTGAGCCACAAGCTCCTGATCATGCTTATGTTTGTGGAAGAATAAAGCTTGGAACAGAATCAAGTGGCGGATTTAAAAACATCGCAATAGCCAACTGCATATTCGACCGTTGCAGAGGCTTGGCTATAGAAACTGTTGATGGTGGTCATCTGGAAGATATTGTGGTTAGTAATATCACTATGCGGGATATTGTTAATTCTCCAATATTCCTCCGACTAGGCGGAAGAATGAGAAGTCCGGAAGGAACGCCCAAAGGAAGTATGAAAAGAGTGCGAATCAGCAATGTAAATGTATATAATGCAGATTCTCAATTTTCATCCATCATAAGTGGAATACCTGGAAGCATTATAGAAGATGTTACACTGAGTGATATACATATCTACCATAAGGGTGGATATACAGCAGAAGATGGCAAGATTGTTCCTCCCGAACAGATAAAAGTTTATCCGGATCCGTTAATGTTTGGAACAATACCAGCCAAGGGATTCTACATCCGTCATGCAAAGAATGTAACATTCAACAATATTGATTTCCACTACGAGAAACCAGACGGACGGCCATTATTTGTTACCGATGATGCAGAGATGATAGAATACAATCGAATTACTGTTGATGGGGTAAAATACTAA
- a CDS encoding DUF4450 domain-containing protein — protein sequence MSKLKKVFFVLLTLFAGIHAYAGGESKFSYVLSGTQTAPRILACKTPEFSFHFPQMAGNFKLGLIAGQKSIWGSELKSVKLKKEENKLIYILEDNLLKDGKVIVRVAKLTDSDGFVMEVEGLNLPDGIDLFWSFGGCYAKVLQNKADSDLKPEYCKDNVFSVEGSALTVYYDESLNLKVVQAVVPENSDIRLSDAHKQTSPLIFHESGKKTDAPALTGTSKLINGKLYFCFYLQNAKADYNSFMIPELFKKEFKL from the coding sequence ATGAGTAAACTAAAAAAAGTATTTTTTGTATTGCTTACTCTCTTTGCCGGCATTCACGCTTATGCCGGTGGAGAGAGTAAGTTTTCTTATGTATTAAGCGGAACACAAACAGCACCTCGGATACTGGCATGTAAAACTCCTGAATTTTCTTTTCATTTTCCACAAATGGCGGGAAACTTCAAACTTGGGCTCATTGCTGGTCAGAAAAGTATTTGGGGTAGCGAACTAAAAAGTGTGAAGCTCAAAAAAGAGGAAAACAAGTTGATTTACATTTTGGAAGATAACCTGTTGAAAGATGGAAAAGTTATTGTCCGTGTTGCCAAACTAACAGATAGTGACGGATTCGTTATGGAAGTTGAAGGACTAAATTTACCGGATGGTATCGATTTATTCTGGAGTTTTGGAGGTTGTTATGCAAAGGTGCTTCAAAATAAAGCAGACAGTGATCTTAAACCTGAATATTGTAAAGACAATGTATTCAGCGTAGAAGGTAGCGCACTCACTGTATATTACGACGAAAGTCTAAACCTGAAAGTTGTTCAGGCCGTTGTTCCTGAAAATTCTGATATCAGACTATCTGATGCGCATAAGCAGACTTCCCCACTTATATTTCATGAATCTGGTAAGAAAACAGATGCTCCTGCCCTAACTGGTACCAGCAAACTGATAAACGGTAAACTCTATTTCTGTTTTTATCTTCAGAATGCAAAGGCCGATTACAACAGCTTTATGATACCCGAACTATTTAAAAAAGAATTTAAGCTATGA
- a CDS encoding rhamnogalacturonan acetylesterase: MKLKLLATTLLISTFCAAQKVEYKFDFTQGKALKGYTAITSQDRFSAEKGYGYDLQPSSSGENKPFYFSVQVPDGNYKVTVKIGSANKAGITTVRGESRRLFIENLPTKKGEIIEETFIINKRDTKISENEFVKIKAREKKKLNWDDKLTLEFNGDAPLLETLTIEKVNNVPTIFLCGNSTVVDQDNEPWASWGQMIPRFFDKHVCFANYAESGESANTFISAGRLAKALTQMKAGDYIFMEFGHNDQKQKGPGKGPYLSFTSSLRTFIQEAKARGAHPVLVTPTQRRSFNEKGKIMDTHGEYPNAMKKLSIEENIPLIDLNATTRTLYETWGIEPSKNAFVHYPANTYPGQTQPLADNTHFNPYGAYEISKCIIEGMKTNKLDIVKYLRKDYKPFNPKQPDSLASFHWNQSPFTEVEKPDGN; encoded by the coding sequence ATGAAACTTAAATTACTAGCTACCACTTTGCTAATAAGCACTTTTTGTGCAGCTCAAAAGGTAGAATATAAGTTTGACTTTACACAAGGAAAAGCCTTAAAGGGGTATACCGCAATCACTTCTCAGGATAGATTTTCTGCTGAAAAAGGTTATGGATATGATTTGCAGCCCTCTTCTTCAGGAGAAAATAAACCGTTCTATTTTTCGGTCCAGGTTCCTGATGGAAATTATAAAGTAACCGTTAAAATAGGTTCTGCAAATAAAGCAGGAATAACAACCGTAAGAGGTGAATCACGCCGCCTTTTCATTGAGAATCTTCCCACTAAAAAAGGCGAAATTATTGAGGAAACTTTTATTATCAATAAGCGCGATACAAAAATCAGCGAAAATGAGTTTGTAAAGATTAAAGCGCGAGAGAAGAAGAAACTTAACTGGGATGATAAACTAACATTGGAATTTAATGGTGACGCACCTCTTCTAGAGACACTCACTATTGAAAAAGTAAATAACGTTCCAACTATATTCCTTTGTGGAAACTCTACTGTAGTAGATCAGGACAATGAACCTTGGGCTAGCTGGGGACAAATGATTCCACGTTTCTTTGACAAACATGTATGTTTTGCTAATTATGCAGAATCAGGCGAATCTGCCAACACATTTATCTCCGCTGGAAGATTAGCCAAAGCACTTACACAAATGAAAGCCGGTGACTATATATTTATGGAATTTGGTCACAACGATCAGAAGCAGAAAGGCCCGGGAAAAGGTCCATACCTTTCATTCACATCAAGTCTTCGCACATTTATACAGGAAGCAAAAGCAAGAGGAGCACATCCTGTTCTGGTTACTCCTACCCAACGAAGAAGTTTTAATGAAAAAGGTAAAATTATGGATACTCACGGAGAATATCCAAATGCAATGAAGAAATTATCTATTGAAGAAAATATACCATTAATTGATCTCAACGCCACAACACGAACACTTTATGAAACATGGGGAATTGAACCATCTAAAAATGCATTTGTACATTATCCGGCAAACACTTACCCAGGACAAACACAACCTTTAGCAGACAACACTCACTTTAATCCTTACGGAGCATACGAAATATCCAAATGCATTATCGAAGGAATGAAAACAAACAAACTGGATATCGTAAAGTATCTAAGAAAAGATTACAAGCCATTCAATCCAAAACAGCCGGATAGTCTTGCTTCTTTTCACTGGAACCAAAGTCCTTTTACTGAAGTTGAGAAACCAGACGGAAACTAA
- a CDS encoding glycosyl hydrolase family 28 protein, translating into MKKNLLIYLFTILTTGCVAQNKTIPSINWTGEKVKHNLSWASDVGAKTYPKGKTFNVKDYQAINDGKTICTKQIQDAIDACSLAGGGTVTFEPGNYLTGALFIKKGVNFCIGKGVNLLASTNINDYPEFKTRVAGIEMVWPSAVINVTGQKNAAISGEGTLDCQGKVFWDKYWEMRKEYEKEGLRWIVDYDCKRVRGILISNSSDITLKDIHIMRTGFWAVQVLYSSYCTINGVNVNNNIGGHGPSTDGLDIDSSKRILIENCDIDCNDDNICLKSGRDADGLRVNRPTEYIVIRNCTTRKGAGLITCGSETSGSIRNILAYNMKACGTSSALRIKSAMNRGGTVENIYMTDVKADSVGSVLAVDLNWNPSYSYSTLPEKYVGKEIPEHWKTMLTQVIPAEKGYPHFKNVYFWNVKVKGSKQFITAIGWDKELRLENFYLNNIKANVEKAGKITFTNNFNLRNIRLRVADKSKVELKENINLKSNIQYE; encoded by the coding sequence ATGAAAAAAAACTTACTTATATATCTGTTCACAATTTTAACAACCGGATGTGTAGCTCAAAACAAAACAATTCCTTCAATTAACTGGACTGGGGAAAAAGTAAAACATAATCTTTCCTGGGCTTCTGATGTAGGAGCAAAAACATACCCGAAAGGTAAAACCTTTAATGTAAAAGATTACCAGGCTATAAACGATGGAAAGACTATATGCACCAAGCAAATACAAGACGCCATTGATGCATGTAGCCTGGCTGGCGGAGGAACGGTGACCTTTGAACCGGGGAATTATCTGACGGGGGCACTATTTATAAAAAAAGGAGTTAATTTTTGCATCGGAAAAGGGGTTAATTTACTCGCTAGTACTAACATTAATGATTATCCTGAATTCAAGACACGCGTTGCCGGCATAGAAATGGTATGGCCATCGGCTGTTATTAATGTAACCGGCCAAAAAAATGCAGCTATTTCAGGAGAAGGAACGCTGGATTGTCAAGGAAAGGTTTTCTGGGATAAATATTGGGAGATGCGAAAGGAATATGAAAAAGAAGGTCTACGTTGGATTGTAGATTACGACTGCAAACGGGTAAGAGGTATATTGATTTCAAATAGTTCGGATATCACTCTGAAGGATATTCATATAATGAGAACCGGATTCTGGGCTGTTCAGGTATTGTATTCTTCATATTGCACCATCAATGGTGTAAATGTAAACAATAACATTGGTGGACACGGACCAAGTACCGATGGTCTTGATATTGATTCTTCGAAAAGGATTCTGATTGAGAATTGTGATATTGACTGTAATGATGATAATATTTGTCTCAAATCAGGAAGAGATGCTGATGGGCTACGCGTAAATCGCCCTACTGAATATATAGTAATTCGTAACTGCACTACCCGGAAAGGAGCTGGATTAATAACTTGTGGTAGTGAAACTTCGGGCTCTATAAGAAATATTCTGGCTTATAACATGAAAGCATGTGGTACTTCATCAGCTCTTCGTATTAAATCGGCAATGAACAGAGGGGGTACTGTAGAGAATATTTATATGACGGATGTTAAAGCAGATAGTGTAGGCAGTGTCTTAGCAGTCGATTTAAACTGGAATCCAAGCTATAGCTATTCTACTTTGCCTGAGAAATATGTAGGAAAAGAGATTCCCGAGCATTGGAAAACTATGCTTACTCAAGTAATTCCTGCAGAAAAAGGTTATCCACATTTTAAAAATGTCTATTTTTGGAATGTAAAAGTTAAAGGCTCAAAACAATTTATCACAGCAATAGGTTGGGACAAAGAATTAAGATTGGAAAACTTTTATCTTAATAACATCAAAGCTAATGTTGAAAAAGCAGGGAAAATAACTTTTACTAATAATTTCAATCTGCGTAATATACGTTTAAGAGTTGCAGATAAAAGTAAAGTAGAGCTTAAAGAGAATATAAACCTTAAGAGTAATATTCAATATGAGTAA
- a CDS encoding sigma-70 family RNA polymerase sigma factor: protein MHIYNSESDIWKSFLSGNEKVFSTLYYMYADILFSYGYKIVNDREIVKDAIQELFIKLYNNRENLSETEHVKFYLFKALRNRLISKLESRTLISLDADNDDLLFEIEIASTEEDDDPEEIFSEDQKKELSRAMKTLTSRQREAIYLRYIREISIEDIAAMLNMNYQSARNLIHRSIQKLRKELLTAIFILLHSYLNS, encoded by the coding sequence ATGCATATATACAATTCAGAAAGTGATATCTGGAAATCTTTTTTATCTGGAAACGAGAAAGTATTTTCTACTCTGTACTATATGTATGCAGATATTCTATTTTCATACGGCTATAAAATAGTAAATGACAGGGAAATTGTAAAAGATGCTATTCAGGAGTTATTTATAAAGCTATACAATAACAGAGAGAATCTTAGCGAAACAGAGCATGTTAAATTCTACCTCTTCAAGGCTTTAAGAAACAGGCTAATTTCTAAATTAGAATCTCGAACACTTATTTCTTTAGATGCCGATAATGATGATTTACTTTTCGAAATAGAAATAGCTTCAACAGAAGAAGATGATGATCCTGAAGAGATCTTTTCGGAAGATCAGAAAAAAGAGCTTTCCCGCGCCATGAAGACCTTGACCTCACGACAACGGGAAGCTATTTACCTTAGATATATCAGGGAAATATCTATTGAAGACATCGCTGCTATGTTAAATATGAATTATCAGTCAGCACGTAATCTTATTCATCGCTCTATCCAGAAATTAAGAAAAGAACTTCTAACTGCAATCTTTATACTACTACATAGTTATTTAAATAGCTGA
- a CDS encoding NAD(+) synthase, with protein sequence MNYGFVKVAAAVPPVKVADCQYNAEQIEKMINEAEEKGVQIIAFPELCITGYTCADLFAQQLLLEKAEMGLVQVMNNTRQLDIICIVGMPVITNTILINAAVVFQGGKILGVVPKTYLPNYKEFYEQRWFTSARDVVDKTVRLCGQLVPVSSNLLFDTPDCCFGVEICEDLWSVIPPSSKLALKGAEILINLSADNEGIAKHNYVRSLISQQSARCIAAYIFSSCGFGESTTDVVFAGNGLIYENGALLAESKRFSLEEQMVISEIDVERLRTERRINTTFSANSGDYKDAEAIHVTTELTNSRPLSLSRKIDALPFVPTGKTLNERCEEIFEIQVSGLAKRLVHTHSKTAVLGISGGLDSTLALLVCVKTFDKLGLSRKDILGITMPGFGTTDRTYNNAINLMKELGVSIREIDIKAACIQHFKDIDHDINVHDVTYENSQARERTQILMDVANQTGGMVIGTGDLSELALGWATYNGDHMSMYGVNVSIPKTLVKHLVDWVSQNEVEEDAAIILTDIVATPISPELIPADEDGNILQKTEDLVGPYELHDFFLYYTMRFGFRPAKIYYLANIAFAGSYDKETIKKWLHTFFRRFFNQQFKRSCLPDGPKVGSISISPRGDWRMPSDASSALWLKEIEEL encoded by the coding sequence ATGAACTACGGATTTGTAAAAGTGGCCGCAGCAGTGCCACCGGTAAAAGTAGCCGATTGCCAGTATAATGCTGAACAAATTGAGAAAATGATAAATGAAGCCGAAGAAAAAGGTGTTCAGATTATTGCTTTCCCAGAACTATGTATCACCGGATATACGTGTGCCGACCTATTTGCCCAGCAACTTCTGCTGGAAAAAGCAGAAATGGGATTAGTGCAAGTAATGAATAATACTCGCCAACTTGATATTATTTGTATAGTAGGAATGCCGGTAATAACCAATACAATCCTTATAAATGCTGCAGTTGTGTTTCAAGGAGGAAAAATTCTTGGTGTGGTTCCAAAAACTTACTTACCAAACTATAAAGAATTCTACGAGCAACGCTGGTTCACTTCGGCCAGAGATGTGGTTGATAAAACAGTGCGTCTCTGTGGTCAGTTGGTACCTGTTAGTTCAAACTTACTTTTCGATACTCCAGATTGTTGTTTTGGTGTAGAGATATGTGAAGACCTGTGGTCTGTAATTCCTCCCAGTTCTAAACTGGCATTAAAGGGTGCAGAGATTCTTATTAATCTTTCTGCCGATAATGAAGGTATTGCCAAACATAATTATGTTCGGTCACTTATCAGTCAGCAGTCTGCGCGCTGCATTGCCGCATATATATTCTCTTCCTGCGGTTTTGGAGAATCAACTACTGATGTAGTATTTGCCGGTAACGGATTAATATATGAAAACGGAGCTCTGCTTGCAGAATCCAAACGATTCAGTCTGGAAGAACAAATGGTTATTTCAGAAATAGATGTGGAACGTTTACGCACAGAAAGACGTATTAACACAACTTTCTCAGCAAATAGTGGTGATTATAAGGATGCAGAAGCAATTCACGTTACCACCGAACTTACAAACAGCCGCCCTTTAAGTCTTAGCCGTAAAATAGATGCTCTTCCATTTGTACCTACTGGAAAAACTCTGAATGAAAGATGCGAAGAAATCTTTGAGATACAGGTTTCCGGTCTGGCTAAACGTCTAGTTCACACACATTCAAAAACGGCAGTTTTAGGTATTTCCGGAGGACTGGATTCCACGCTAGCCTTACTTGTATGCGTAAAGACTTTCGATAAACTGGGACTTTCACGTAAAGATATTCTAGGAATTACCATGCCTGGTTTCGGAACAACCGACCGTACTTATAACAATGCTATCAACCTGATGAAAGAATTAGGAGTTAGTATTCGTGAAATAGATATAAAAGCTGCGTGTATCCAACATTTCAAAGACATTGATCATGATATAAATGTGCACGATGTTACTTATGAAAACTCACAGGCTAGAGAACGTACACAAATCCTTATGGATGTAGCAAACCAAACAGGCGGTATGGTTATTGGAACCGGTGACCTTTCGGAACTTGCTTTAGGATGGGCTACCTATAACGGAGATCACATGTCAATGTATGGCGTTAATGTTAGCATACCCAAAACGCTGGTTAAACATTTGGTTGACTGGGTAAGCCAGAATGAAGTAGAAGAAGATGCTGCTATAATCCTGACAGATATTGTAGCTACTCCTATTAGCCCGGAACTTATACCTGCAGACGAGGATGGAAATATTCTGCAAAAAACAGAAGATTTAGTAGGCCCATACGAGCTTCACGACTTCTTCCTTTATTACACAATGCGTTTTGGTTTCCGTCCGGCTAAAATATATTATCTGGCAAACATTGCTTTTGCAGGATCGTATGATAAAGAAACCATTAAAAAATGGCTACACACTTTCTTCCGCCGTTTCTTTAACCAACAGTTCAAACGTTCATGCTTACCTGATGGTCCTAAAGTAGGAAGCATCTCTATCAGTCCGCGTGGTGACTGGCGCATGCCAAGTGACGCAAGTTCAGCTCTATGGCTTAAAGAAATCGAAGAATTGTAA
- a CDS encoding glycoside hydrolase family 65 protein, protein MNRISVLISAVLLCVSQLHAQNPWIVEADNMQPDNYYGVTVANGMLGLVSSPQPLKVSSVILAGSYDIYGRGRVSNFLNGFNMLNMQLSINGNGVNSNNITQFKQVLDMKQGIQTSSFMFKDEAKVEYSYLAIRQLPFSAMLDVTITPLKDITITAANILETPEAFRDSKNFYNQINRKHVSIALLTSSAYSPTGKLNICASSSFIFPEKRGEEPQIIHSTPNCNNHSMKFTKELKAGVKYHFSLVGSTITSAYHPDPLNEVERLTIFARLEGNDRLLNKHREAWNKLWESDIVIEGDPVAQQDIHNMMYHLYSFVREGSALSISPMGLSGLGYNGHIFWDADTWMFPALLLLHPEMARSFVDYRFDRLEAAKKNAFEHGFRGAMYPWESSDSGFEETPVWALSGTFEHHISGCVALAAWNYYLVTKDKEWLKEKGFPIIRATANFWLDRVEKNEQGKYEICNVVAADEWAENVDNDAFTNGVAQINLEVAANAAGILQEKVKSQWLEVAKNMVIHKFDNGVTKEHKTYNGEGIKQADVNLLAYPLGIIQSPSQIKKDLEYYEVRVPEKDTPAMTQAIFSLLYARLGNKEKAYHFFKDAYIPNLNPPFRVIAETKGGTNPYFITGAGGILQTVMMGFGGLEITPAGIVQKKGSLPGHWKSLTIKGIGLEKKTFIVK, encoded by the coding sequence ATGAATAGAATTAGTGTTTTAATAAGTGCTGTATTGTTATGTGTATCACAACTGCATGCTCAAAATCCATGGATAGTTGAAGCAGATAACATGCAGCCGGATAATTATTACGGAGTCACTGTGGCCAACGGCATGCTTGGATTAGTATCTTCTCCACAGCCTTTAAAGGTTTCAAGTGTTATACTAGCAGGTAGTTATGATATCTATGGGCGTGGAAGAGTCAGTAATTTTCTGAATGGATTCAATATGCTCAATATGCAATTGTCAATAAATGGAAATGGCGTAAATAGCAATAATATAACTCAGTTTAAACAAGTACTGGATATGAAACAGGGAATTCAGACTTCTTCCTTTATGTTCAAAGATGAAGCAAAAGTTGAATATTCATATCTGGCTATAAGGCAACTTCCTTTTTCGGCTATGCTGGATGTTACGATTACTCCATTGAAAGACATTACTATTACTGCTGCTAATATACTTGAAACACCAGAGGCTTTTCGGGATTCGAAGAATTTCTATAACCAGATTAATCGCAAACATGTAAGTATAGCATTGCTTACTTCTTCAGCTTATAGTCCTACCGGGAAGTTGAATATATGTGCTTCATCGTCCTTTATTTTTCCAGAAAAAAGGGGAGAAGAACCACAAATAATTCATTCTACACCAAATTGTAACAATCATTCCATGAAGTTTACCAAAGAGCTTAAGGCTGGTGTAAAATATCATTTTTCACTAGTGGGTTCAACTATTACTTCGGCTTATCATCCGGATCCATTGAATGAAGTTGAACGACTTACAATCTTTGCTCGCCTGGAGGGTAATGACCGATTGTTGAACAAGCATCGGGAAGCATGGAATAAACTTTGGGAAAGTGATATTGTAATAGAGGGAGATCCGGTAGCTCAACAGGATATTCACAATATGATGTATCATCTCTATTCTTTTGTTAGAGAGGGATCCGCTCTTTCTATTTCTCCGATGGGGCTGTCTGGTTTAGGATATAACGGACATATTTTCTGGGATGCTGATACATGGATGTTTCCTGCTTTGTTATTACTTCATCCGGAAATGGCCCGTTCTTTTGTTGATTATCGTTTTGACAGGCTGGAGGCTGCTAAGAAGAATGCATTCGAGCATGGATTCCGTGGAGCTATGTATCCTTGGGAAAGTTCAGATTCCGGCTTTGAAGAGACTCCGGTCTGGGCTCTTTCCGGAACATTTGAACATCATATTTCCGGATGTGTGGCATTGGCTGCATGGAATTACTATCTGGTAACAAAAGATAAAGAATGGCTGAAAGAAAAGGGATTCCCCATTATCAGAGCTACAGCCAATTTTTGGCTGGATCGTGTAGAGAAGAATGAGCAGGGTAAATATGAAATTTGTAATGTTGTAGCAGCAGATGAATGGGCCGAAAATGTGGATAATGATGCATTTACCAATGGAGTGGCGCAGATAAATCTTGAAGTAGCTGCCAATGCAGCTGGTATTCTCCAGGAAAAAGTCAAGAGTCAGTGGCTGGAAGTCGCAAAAAATATGGTTATTCATAAGTTTGACAACGGAGTAACAAAAGAACATAAGACTTACAATGGAGAAGGTATAAAACAGGCAGACGTGAACTTACTTGCTTATCCGTTGGGAATTATTCAGTCACCGTCACAAATTAAAAAGGATTTGGAGTATTATGAAGTGCGTGTTCCTGAAAAGGATACCCCGGCAATGACGCAGGCTATTTTCTCTCTTCTTTATGCAAGATTGGGTAATAAAGAGAAGGCTTATCATTTCTTTAAGGATGCTTATATTCCGAATCTGAATCCTCCTTTCCGTGTAATAGCTGAAACAAAAGGAGGTACTAATCCTTATTTCATTACTGGAGCAGGAGGAATTCTGCAAACTGTTATGATGGGCTTTGGCGGACTGGAGATTACGCCTGCAGGTATTGTTCAGAAGAAAGGTTCATTGCCTGGCCATTGGAAGTCATTGACAATCAAAGGTATTGGACTAGAGAAAAAGACTTTTATTGTAAAATGA